In the Verrucomicrobiia bacterium genome, one interval contains:
- the ilvN gene encoding acetolactate synthase small subunit translates to MQHVDHTLVLTVRNQPGVLVRIAHVFARRGCNIRSLRVEPHADEQWSTMTIIVRDVPRLDQMIHQLQKLIDVSTVKDHTAVQKN, encoded by the coding sequence ATGCAGCACGTTGACCACACCCTTGTCTTGACCGTTCGCAACCAGCCAGGCGTCTTGGTGCGCATTGCTCACGTCTTTGCCCGCCGGGGCTGCAACATTCGCTCGTTGCGCGTAGAACCTCACGCCGACGAGCAATGGTCTACCATGACCATCATAGTCCGTGACGTGCCACGCCTAGACCAGATGATCCACCAACTGCAAAAGCTCATAGATGTCTCTACCGTCAAAGACCACACCGCCGTCCAAAAAAACTAA